A single window of Neurospora crassa OR74A linkage group VII, whole genome shotgun sequence DNA harbors:
- a CDS encoding MFS transporter Seo1: MAVHHQFDTVKRKWYHIKWFADSDTPRERRLIMKLDLLIVPYAFLAYWIKYIDQANLNNAYVAGLKEDLGFHGNELVQLQTLYTVGAVVGQIPFMFLFTYLPMHWTIPFLDIAWGFFTLAQYRANSFGQMAAYRFLIGWFEAAFYAAIHYIFGSWYRGDEISRRGGVFYTGLTLGTLTAGLIQSGASSRLEGVNGLAGWRWMYIICALVTIPVGILGYFILPGTPENPNKWFLKDEDVQIAKERLARVGHSVVHPKFKLGTLKSLANNWKFWALLMLDIFFWNGSLNYSAGGYLLWLKSLGRYSQSKVNELGTISPAIGIFYVLLICFISDLVVGPAWAITIAHVWNIIGLVILVIWNVPESALWFAFMTTYSSVAMSAVLYGWINAIMGKSSAERSFAIVLLNTVAQSTTAWTQLLTFPTKEAPQFKKGYSFVLANAVCLIITAQFLNVALKRSNEHTDDTEQSAETEITAALNSEKRQEEVNVTSGSVVRTHWRSRSFVEATRQVDRP; this comes from the exons ATGGCAGTCCACCACCAATTCGACACCGTCAAGCGGAAGTGGTACCACATCAAATGGTTCGCTGACAGCGACACCCCTCGCGAGCGGCGCCTCATCATGAAGCTCGACCTGCTCATCGTCCCTTACGCCTTCCTTGCCTACTGGATCAAGTACATTGACCAGGCAAATCTCA ACAACGCCTACGTGGCCGGCCTCAAAGAAGACCTCGGTTTCCACGGCAATGAGCTCGTCCAGCTGCAAACGCTCTACACCGTCGGCGCTGTCGTCGGCCAGATCCCCTTCATGTTCCTCTTCACCTACTTGCCCATGCACTGGACCATTCCCTTCCTCGACATTGCTTGGGGCTTTTTCACTTTGGCCCAATACCGCGCCAACTCCTTTGGTCAGATGGCCGCCTACCGGTTCTTAATCGGCTGGTTCGAAGCCGCGTTCTACGCGGCTATCCATTACATCTTTGGAAGCTGGTATCGCGGGGATGAGATTAGCAGGAGGGGAGGCGTGTTCTATACTGGGTTGACGCTAGGGACGTTGACTGCGGGATTGATCCAGTCTGGGGCGTCATCGAGGTTGGAGGGTGTAAACGGACTGGCGGGGTGGCGGTGGATGTACATCATTTGCGCGCTCGTCACCATTCCCGTGGGAATTTTGGGGTACTTCATTTTGCCCGGCACGCCAGAGAACCCGAACAAGTGGTTTTTAAAGGACGAGGACGTGCAGATTGCGAAAGAGAGATTGGCGAGGGTGGGGCATTCGGTCGTACATCCAAAGTTCAAACTCGGCACGCTCAAGAGCCTGGCGAACAACTGGAAGTTTTGGGCGTTGCTGATGCTGGACATCTTCTTCTGGAACGGGAGCTTGAACTACTCGGCTGGAGGCTACTTGTTATGGCTGAAGAGCCTGGGACGGTACAGCCAGTCCAAGGTCAACGAGCTGGGTACCATCAGTCCCGCAATTGGCATCTTTTATGTCTTGTTGATCTGCTTCATCTCGGACTTGGTGGTCGGCCCGGCGTGGGCGATTACGATTGCTCATGTCTGGAACATCATCGGCCTCGTCATTCTGGTCATCTGGAACGTGCCCGAGTCGGCGCTGTGGTTCGCCTTCATGACAACGTACTCTTCCGTGGCCATGTCGGCGGTGTTGTACGGATGGATTAATGCCATTATGGGGAAGTCATCGGCAGAAAGGTCGTTTGCAATAGTGTTGCTGAACACGGTTGCGCAGAGCACGACCGCCTGGACGCAGCTTTTGACGTTTCCGACCAAGGAGGCACCCCAGTTCAAGAAGGGGTACTCGTTCGTCTTGGCGAATGCCGTTTGCTTGATCATTACGGCTCAGTTCTTGAATGTTGCTCTGAAGAGATCAAA TGAACACACGGATGATACTGAACAGAGTGCGGAAACTGAAATCACTGCGGCTTTGAATTCGGAGAAGAGACAAGAGGAGGTGAATGTGACTTCGGGAAGTGTGGTTAGAACACACTGGAGAAGCCGAAGCTTTGTAGAGGCGACCCGCCAAGTCGATAGACCATGA
- a CDS encoding pH-response regulator protein palA/rim-20, whose amino-acid sequence MTTTHVLSLPFRKSTQLSLSRAIQQYISAKYDQHPDMFRHDLDTIDALRRDAINVREAHPSGIRKLQMYAAQLVWIGGKFPIDVGADFTWYPALGYHTEHPLVQNNLKYELMNVLYNLAALYSQLAVASNRNSTEGLKTAASWFSHSAGVLTHIKTQVLPELRMPSPPDDMDETTLESLIQLFLAEAQECYWQKAVMDGYKDASIAKLAARVSDLYNEAGEAAMRSEAISSAWIHHMSAKHHHFAAAAQFRAASDCLERKKYGEEIARLRDAVACVNEGLKETRGGYLSKAVVEDLQGLKRRLEEDLKRAEIDNDRVYLHIVPPKTELKRLDRANMAVARVPPQVAKPYEFLGDPSAEFGPALFTKLVPFAVHVAVSIYEERRDRLVNNSIISELESMTSQLHEILSSLNLPGSLQALEKPLGLPGTLVQHADEIRQADALYRLQQGLTDIDKLCSSDLAIFEEGRSLLLAEEEEDSRLRLKYGTERWNRPQSRQDPSPNGGTKLWRQAQDIEGYFGSSTASDQVVREKFNAVRDTLTILAGSDRSIMDFIPNSRRTDIPESLKPALGRLRSAYNDVQRLESRRRKRVESLRARSRADDIKPDILVEAARLERAYPTTAIATAHFEDFFEKRLDRLYESELEAVERDKQEQEKIVQEVKRANKEFEAQKRQVDRAGGGNREREEALQKLDAAYYKYKEIVSNVEVGRKFYNDLSQIVEQWRGLVRGWVSERRRDARSLEEEINMPPLSSLNMHQSSFSYQQQQHHQQPPPPPPQIPFPEPIQPHQPIVEQAHIQSWADNVPQQQPKPVAPGAWAPNMGIKFGSPVAQGQQHQQEQGQPGPVNATWDPSQGIRFG is encoded by the exons TCCGCCATGACCTCGACACCATCGATGCTCTGCGCCGCGACGCCATCAACGTCCGCGAAGCCCACCCGAGCGGCATCAGGAAGCTCCAGATGTACGCCGCCCAGCTCGTGTGGATTGGCGGCAAGTTCCCTATTGATGTCGGCGCCGACTTCACCTGGTACCCGGCTCTGGGCTACCACACCGAACACCCGCTCGTCCAGAACAACCTCAAGTACGAGCTGATGAACGTCCTCTACAACCTCGCCGCCCTCTACTCCCAGCTGGCTGTGGCTTCCAACCGCAACAGCACCGAAGGCCTCAAGACCGCTGCCAGCTGGTTCTCCCACTCCGCCGGCGTCCTCACCCACATCAAGACCCAGGTCCTGCCCGAGCTGCGCATGCCTAGCCCGCCCGACGACATGGACGAAACCACCCTCGAGTCCCTCATACAGCTCTTTCTCGCCGAGGCCCAAGAGTGCTACTGGCAGAAAGCCGTCATGGACGGGTATAAAGACGCCTCCATCGCCAAGCTAGCCGCCCGTGTGTCCGACCTCTACAACGAAGCCGGCGAGGCCGCCATGCGCAGCGAGGCCATCAGCTCGGCCTGGATCCACCACATGAGcgccaaacaccaccacttcgccgccgccgcccagtTCCGCGCTGCCAGCGATTGTCTCGAACGCAAGAAATACGGCGAAGAGATCGCCCGGTTGCGGGACGCCGTCGCCTGCGTCAACGAAGGACTCAAAGAAACCCGGGGCGGTTACCTCAGCAAAGCCGTCGTCGAAGACCTGCAGGGCCTCAAGCGTCGCCTGGAAGAGGACCTCAAGCGCGCCGAGATCGACAACGACCGCGTCTACCTGCACATCGTGCCGCCCAAGACTGAGCTCAAGCGTCTCGACCGCGCCAACATGGCTGTCGCCCGTGTGCCTCCCCAGGTGGCCAAGCCGTACGAGTTTCTGGGCGACCCCAGCGCCGAATTCGGGCCGGCCTTGTTCACCAAGCTCGTCCCCTTTGCCGTACACGTGGCCGTTTCCATATACGAAGAGCGTCGCGACAGGCTGGTCAACAACTCCATCATCTCCGAGCTCGAGTCCATGACATCCCAACTTCACGAAATCCTTTCCTCTCTCAACCTCCCCGGTTCCTTGCAAGCCCTCGAAAAGCCGCTCGGCCTTCCCGGCACCTTGGTCCAGCACGCCGACGAGATACGCCAAGCCGACGCCCTCTACCGCCTGCAGCAAGGCTTGACGGACATTGACAAGCTCTGCTCTTCGGACCTAGCCATCTTCGAAGAAGGCCGGTCCCTCCTTCtcgccgaagaggaggaagactcCCGTCTCCGCCTAAAGTACGGTACCGAACGGTGGAACCGCCCGCAATCTCGCCAGGATCCGTCCCCCAACGGCGGGACTAAACTGTGGCGACAGGCCCAAGATATCGAAGGTTACTTTGGCTCTTCGACAGCCTCGGACCAAGTAGTCCGCGAGAAGTTCAACGCCGTGAGGGACACGCTCACCATTCTTGCTGGGTCGGACCGATCAATCATGGATTTCATCCCCAACTCGCGACGGACCGACATCCCCGAGAGCTTGAAGCCGGCCCTAGGAAGGCTACGAAGCGCTTACAACGACGTGCAGCGTCTAGAGTCCCGCCGACGCAAGCGCGTCGAATCTTTGCGCGCTCGGTCTCGTGCAGATGACATCAAGCCTGACATCCTCGTCGAAGCCGCTCGCTTAGAACGCGCGTACCCAACCACCGCCATCGCAACCGCCCACTTTGAGGACTTCTTCGAGAAACGCCTCGACCGCCTATACGAATCAGAGCTGGAGGCCGTGGAAAGGGAtaagcaggagcaggagaagatTGTACaggaggtgaagagggcGAACAAGGAGTTTGAAGCACAAAAGAGGCAGGTCGATAGAGCCGGAGGAGGGAAtcgagagagagaagaggcgCTCCAGAAGCTGGATGCGGCCTATTACAAGTACAAGGAGATTGTGAGCAATGTGGAGGTCGGGAGGAAGTTCTATAACGATCTGAGCCAGATTGTAGAACAGTGGAGGGGGTTGGTCAGGGGGTGGGTGAGCGAACGGAGGAGGGATGCGAGGAGTCTTGAAGA GGAAATCAACATGCCCCCTCTGTCCTCCCTCAACATGCATCAATCATCTTTTTCgtatcaacaacagcaacatcaccaacaaccaccaccgccaccaccacagatTCCTTTCCCTGAACCCATCCAACCTCATCAGCCAATAGTCGAACAAGCGCACATCCAAAGCTGGGCCGACAACGtgccacaacaacagccaaaGCCAGTAGCTCCTGGGGCGTGGGCACCAAACATGGGGATAAAATTCGGATCCCCTGTGGCCCAGGgccagcagcatcaacaagAGCAGGGCCAACCAGGACCGGTAAACGCTACATGGGATCCGTCTCAGGGGATCCGGTTTGGGTAG
- a CDS encoding cellulase, producing MRLVAIVAGLIGLSVAAPTNQPHGDALDTRAPWPNGPLVTSGRWIRDASGTNLTYAGVNWPGAADVMIPEGLQYQSIATIVSKIKSLGMNAIRLTFAIQMVDEIYSNGGKDITLQKAFTQALGSTNGPKLLDQVLAKNPQFTASTTRLQVFDAVAAECAKQHIFVHLDNHISKGMWCCSTGDGNSWWGDTYFSAANWTRGLAYMANHGKQWTSLMSIGLRNEPREPTSGAAKSTYNWQTWYTYMKQGAEAVHSSNPDLLIFLSGLSFDTFLTPVVRGTALTPGTGKFSFNDFPGYADKLVLELHNYETSANNCNNLQNNLYNNGFEALTSSTVNQFPVMLTEFGFQMDASTWKGTYASCLASYLPAQKAGWFIWVLAGSYYIRSGTQDYDEGWGLLTHDWSTWRSPSYVNGALISMVKDTLS from the exons ATGAGGCTCGTCGCCATTGTCGCTGGCCTCATCGGCCTCTCTGTCGCCGCTcccaccaaccaacctcaCGGCGATGCCCTCGACACTCGCGCCCCATGGCCCAACGGCCCCCTTGTAACCTCCGGCCGCTGGATCCGCGATGCCTCGGGTACCAACCTGACCTACGCCGGCGTCAACTGGCCTGGGGCAGCCGATGTCATGATCCCCGAGGGTCTGCAGTACCAGTCCATCGCCACCATTGTGTCCAAGATCAAGAGCCTTGGCATGAACGCCATCCGTCTGACCTTCGCCATTCAAATGGTTGACGAAATTTACTCCAACGGAGGGAAGGATATCACCCTGCAAAAGGCCTTCACCCAGGCCCTCGGGTCGACAAACGGCCCCAAGCTGCTCGACCAAGTCTTAGCCAAGAACCCCCAGTTCACGGCGAGTACTACCCGGCTGCAGGTGTTTGACGCCGTAGCGGCCGAATGCGCAAAGCAGCACATCTTTGTCCATTTGGATAACCATATCTCCAAGGGCATGTGGTGCTGCTCGACTGGCGACGGAAACAGCTGGTGGGGAGACACGTACTTTTCCGCAGCTAACTGGACAAGAGGTCTTGCTTATATGGCTAACCAT GGGAAACAATGGACATCCCTCATGTCCATCGGCCTCCGCAATGAACCGCGCGAGCCTACCTCTGGGGCAGCCAAATCCACATACAACTGGCAAACATGGTACACATACATGAAGCAAGGCGCCGAAGCTGTGCACTCCTCGAATCCCGACCTTCTCATCTTCTTGTCCGGCCTGTCCTTCGATACTTTCCTGACGCCTGTCGTCCGGGGCACCGCTTTGACCCCGGGAACCGGCAAGTTCAGCTTCAACGACTTTCCCGGCTACGCCGACAAACTCGTCCTCGAGCTGCACAACTACGAAACCAGTGCCAACAACTGCAACAATCTGCAAAATAACTTGTACAACAATGGATTTGAGGCGTTGACGAGTTCTACGGTAAACCAGTTCCCCGTCATGTTAACCGAGTTTGGGTTCCAGATGGATGCGAGTACGTGGAAGGGGACGTACGCTAGCTGTCTGGCAAGCTATTTGCCCGCACAGAAGGCTGGCTGGTTTATCTGGGTGCTGGCGGGGTCGTATTACATCCGGTCTGGCACGCAGGATTACGACGAGGGATGGGGGCTGCTGACCCATGATTGGAGTACGTGGAGGAGTCCGAGTTATGTCAACGGGGCGTTGATTTCCATGGTCAAGGATACCCTCAGCTAG
- a CDS encoding flavin-binding monooxygenase: MEAGHKQILRGVVVVSVSLCFVRFFAEKEKLQHPGYLLKFTMARTTTEANVNGEVVTVVDKLGELSVSEEEVTSEPSAPGTPETSVSSQPQYSFVPFEPHPGYPKSRISLVNRFIDQPRELRVAVIGGGLSGVLAGVLLPAKVPNIKLTIYEKNYDFGGTWLENVYPGVRCDIPSHVYQSTFEPKLDWSDQFAGGAEIRDYWQSVAKKHNVYRYARFHTKVEGLNWNDTESVWEVTIKNLQTGKTITEKADSVITAIGRFNAWKLPSYPGIAEYKGVLRHASHWDPSFDPSGKAVAVIGNGASGIQLVANLQPSVARLDHYVRNPTWIAASWAGDVRQAGPQPYSDEQIALFKSDPDAYLKFRKEMEDKYWRRFNAFFRGSKDSTELRERFTQIMHERLAKKQELIEHIVPDFSPNCRRLTPGPGYLEAISEPNVEYIRTRIRRFTETGIETEDGKERKVDAIFCATGANVSQVIPFPVIAKGKNLQDAWNPELKGKSDEHHGFPYTYLGVATPGFPNLFFLQGPHGTGPSGTVPHSAETQLTLLAKILRKLGREGIKSIVPSRKAADDFVEYSDAFFSSTVLTDNCSSWYNGGRPGARIHGIWPGSAGHLTVVRQHPRWEDWEYEYLGETGNRFQWYLGNGWTSREADPQSDMTPYLRRPGEKVELRDVHESWWNLP; encoded by the exons ATGGAGGCAGGACACAAACAAATACTTCgtggagttgttgttgtgtccGTGTCCTTGTGCTTTGTTCGTTTCTTTGCggaaaaggagaagctgCAACATCCAGGTTACCTGCTCAAATTTACAATggcaagaacaacaacagaagCAAACGTGAACGGCGAAGTCGTAACCGTGGTCGACAAGCTGGGTGAACTCTCAGTGTCAGAAGAGGAAGTTACAAGTGAGCCCAGCGCGCCGGGTACCCCAGAGACTTCAGTCAGCTCTCAACCTCAGTACAGCTTCGTCCCGTTTGAGCCACATCCAGGATACCCCAAGTCTCGCATCAGTCTCGTGAACAGGTTCATTGACCAACCACGAGAACTCCGAGTTGCTGTTATCGGTGGTGGTCTTTCTGGTGTTCTTGCCGGTGTTTTGCTTCCGGCCAAGGTCCCCAACATCAAGTTGACCATCTATGAGAAGAACTACGACTTT GGAGGTACTTGGCTCGAAAATGTTTACCCCGGAGTGCGATGTGACATACCCTCCCACGTCTACCAGTCAACCTTTGAGCCCAAGCTTGACTGGAGCGATCAGTTCGCTGGCGGGGCCGAGATTCGGGACTACTGGCAAAGCGTAGCAAAGAAGCACAATGTATACCGGTATGCACGCTTCCATACCAAGGTCGAAGGCCTCAACTGGAACGACACCGAATCCGTCTGGGAAGTAACCATCAAGAACCTTCAAACCGGGAAGACAATCACCGAAAAGGCGGACAGCGTTATCACTGCCATCGGCCGCTTCAACGCCTGGAAGCTTCCCAGCTACCCCGGCATCGCTGAGTATAAGGGCGTCCTCCGACATGCCTCACACTGGGACCCGTCCTTCGACCCTTCTGGCAAGGCCGTCGCTGTCATCGGCAACGGCGCCAGCGGTATCCAGCTCGTCGCAAACCTCCAACCTTCGGTTGCCCGGCTGGACCACTACGTCCGCAATCCGACCTGGATCGCGGCTTCCTGGGCAGGTGACGTCCGGCAGGCCGGGCCTCAGCCCTACTCAGACGAGCAGATTGCTCTCTTCAAGTCTGATCCAGACGCCTACCTCAAGTTCCGCAAGGAAATGGAAGACAAATACTGGCGCCGCTTCAACGCTTTCTTCCGCGGTAGCAAAGACAGCACCGAACTGCGTGAGCGCTTCACGCAAATCATGCACGAGCGTCTCGCCAAGAAGCAGGAGCTAATCGAGCACATTGTGCCCGACTTCTCACCCAACTGCCGCCGCTTGACGCCTGGTCCCGGTTACCTTGAAGCCATCTCTGAGCCCAATGTGGAGTACATCCGCACGCGCATCCGCCGCTTCACTGAAACCGGCATCGAAACTGAAGACGGCAAGGAGCGGAAGGTGGACGCCATCTTCTGCGCCACGGGCGCCAACGTCTCGCAGGTTATCCCCTTCCCTGTCATtgccaagggcaagaaccTCCAGGATGCGTGGAATCCCGAGCTCAAGGGCAAGAGCGACGAGCACCACGGCTTCCCCTACACTTACCTCGGCGTGGCCACGCCCGGGTTTCCGAACCTGTTCTTTTTGCAGGGACCGCACGGCACGGGACCGAGCGGGACTGTCCCACATAGCGCCGAGACACAGCTTACGCTGCTGGCAAAGATCCTACGGAAGCTGGGAAGGGAAGGCATCAAGAGCATTGTCCCTTCCAGAAAAGCAGCAGATGACTTTGTCGAGTACTCGGatgccttcttctcttctactGTGTTGACTGATAACTGCAGCTCTTGGTACAACGGCGGCAGGCCGGGGGCGAGGATTCATGGTATTTGGCCCGGGTCAGCGGGGCATTTGACGGTGGTGAGACAGCATCCCAGGTGGGAGGATTGGGAGTATGAGTATCTCGGGGAGACGGGTAATAGGTTTCAGTGGTACTTGGGCAATGGGTGGACGAGCAGGGAGGCGGATCCGCAGTCGGATATGACACCTTATTTGAGGAGGCCAGGGGAAAAGGTGGAGTTGAGGGATGTGCATGAGAGTTGGTGGAATTTGCCATGA
- a CDS encoding DUF500 and UBA/TS-N domain-containing protein codes for MSGNDEKRKLEAQYFPPPPPGPPPGQAPSSSTAQGQQQPRHPDEVPIPDYNPSHPQYAPPPNATKEDIYGATPTDEHPPPFPPRPTSSGKAGDEKVKLSWGQKLAGWGTKAAAPINALANKMGSEAFLPGPMDKEVEKAARILRSFCKDGIYSDAAPSTAPPQTTFPVANKVEPTAAETASKPPVETQPVDAATAKKKSRVLLTIPSKVIAKAQGLAIFTTVRAGFQVTGASGSGVLIARLPDGSWSPPSGIHVHSIGAGFVVGLDIYDCVVVINSKEALEAFTRTRLSLGSDLAVTAGPWGAGGALDWGVPQGQKTDKGKGKDGKPSSRPTTADGKPILSSDNTQFTNPPVDPDFDPDHPEEAGKQANKNRKPSPFVEAVKKPVYSYVKSRGFYAGVQVDGTVVTERKDANAAFYGRPVTVQQILKGEVSAPPVVNGLREVLKGAEGWRGQQQGAGQQPQQQQTVHMPQGHIPQHHVQPVPAQQPYPSQGQQPYQPQLLSEPSPEGYYAAGKPPSGPAGGPAPAPAGTGGYLYNPQLLSEQPHQGQGYSGGAHGHFSPLNQQPTDAYRPPPPPASTYTGSGPAEVSGVTSGIRGLDLNSAGPSTETTGAVPPPPGPQASDAARAKAAEAAAEAAHAHGSEPPPPSYEEFGSSSSTAPVVPGYPGHPAHAPQTDGVTEELPPAYVEDGVYRPDVGDHKRQQ; via the exons ATGAGCGGCAACGACGAAAAACGAAAGCTGGAAGCCCAGtacttccctcctccccctcccggcCCTCCTCCCGGCCAagctccctcttcctctacaGCCCAgggtcaacaacaacctcgccATCCCGACGAGGTGCCCATTCCCGACTACAACCCATCGCATCCCCAATATGCGCCTCCCCCGAATGCCACCAAGGAAGACATCTACGGCGCTACCCCGACCGACGAACACCCGCCCCCGTTCCCTCCCAGGCCTACCTCGTCTGGCAAGGCTGGAGACGAAAAGGTCAAGCTCTCATGGGGCCAGAAGCTCGCAGGATGGGGAACCAAGGCTGCCGCTCCCATCAATGCCTTAGCCAACAAGATGGGCTCCGAGGCTTTCTTGCCAGGCCCCATGGATAAGGAGGTCGAGAAGGCCGCTCGTATCCTGAGGAGCTTCTGCA AGGACGGCATCTACAGCGACGCAGCTCCCTCCACCGCCCCTCCTCAAACCACCTTCCCCGTCGCCAACAAGGTCGAGCCTACCGCCGCCGAAACCGCCTCCAAGCCCCCCGTCGAAACACAGCCCGTTGACGCTGCCACTGCCAAGAAAAAGTCGCGTGTTCTCCTCACCATTCCTTCCAAGGTCATCGCCAAGGCTCAAGGGTTGGCCATCTTCACCACCGTTCGCGCCGGCTTCCAAGTCACGGGCGCCAGCGGCTCCGGCGTCCTGATCGCCCGCCTCCCCGACGGCAGCTGGTCCCCTCCGTCCGGCATCCACGTCCACAGCATCGGCGCCGGTTTTGTCGTCGGTCTGGACATCTACGACTGCGTCGTTGTCATCAACTCCAAGGAGGCCCTCGAGGCTTTCACCCGCACCCGTCTCAGCCTGGGTAGCGACCTGGCTGTTACCGCCGGGCCATGGGGCGCCGGTGGTGCTTTGGATTGGGGCGTGCCACAGGGGCAGAAGACGGATAAGGGCAAGGGTAAGGATGGTAAGCCTTCGTCGCGGCCAACAACGGCCGATGGTAAGCCCATCCTTTCCTCGGACAACACCCAGTTCACCAACCCGCCTGTTGATCCCGACTTCGACCCGGATCACCCAGAGGAGGCCGGCAAGCAAGCCAACAAGAACCGCAAGCCCAGCCCATTCGTCGAGGCCGTCAAGAAGCCCGTCTACAGCTACGTCAAGTCGCGCGGCTTTTACGCCGGCGTGCAAGTCGATGGAACCGTCGTCACCGAACGCAAGGATGCCAACGCCGCCTTCTACGGCAGGCCAGTCACCGTTCAGCAGATCCTCAAGGGCGAAGTTTCGGCTCCTCCCGTCGTCAACGGTCTTCGTGAGGTTCTAAAGGGTGCCGAGGGGTGGAGGGGTCAGCAGCAGGGTGCGGgacagcagccgcagcagcagcagacggTACACATGCCTCAGGGACATATCCCGCAGCATCATGTCCAGCCTGTCCCTGCTCAGCAGCCGTACCCCAGTCAGGGACAGCAGCCTTACCAACCCCAGCTTTTGTCCGAACCGTCTCCCGAGGGCTACTACGCTGCTGGTAAGCCTCCTAGTGGCCCAGCTGGTGGTCCCGCCCCAGCGCCCGCGGGAACAGGaggctacctctacaacCCCCAGCTCCTCTCCGAACAGCCACATCAGGGCCAAGGATATTCCGGCGGTGCCCACGGTCACTTCTCCCCGCTGAACCAGCAGCCAACAGATGCTTACcgtccccctcctccccctgcCTCTACATACACAGGAAGCGGCCCAGCCGAGGTTAGCGGCGTGACCTCCGGTATCCGCGGTCTTGACCTTAACTCGGCTGGCCCATCCACTGAAACCACCGGCGCGGTACCGCCCCCTCCCGGGCCCCAAGCATCAGATGCCGCACGCGCAAAGGCCGCCGAAGCCGCTGCTGAGGCCGCCCACGCTCATGGTTCCGAGCCGCCCCCGCCTTCGTATGAGGAGTTTgggtcgtcttcgtcaaCTGCCCCTGTCGTGCCTGGGTACCCTGGGCATCCGGCGCACGCTCCCCAGACAGATGGAGTGACGGAGGAATTGCCGCCTGCATATGTTGAAGATGGAGTGTACAGGCCTGATGTGGGGGATCATAAGCGTCAGCAGTAG
- a CDS encoding xenobiotic compound monooxygenase produces MTNTHEPPTANGTTQIPKKQILLNAFDMFTPGHLSPGQWKDPSDRSTTKFESLDYWINLAKLLEKGGINALFLADTYGGYDTYEGSLDECVRRGAQWPVGDPIIPISAMAAVTKNLAFGITASTSFEPPFLLAKRFSTLDHLTKGRIGWNIVTSWKKSAFKAIGLDNPIEHDQRYEQADEYLRVLYKLWNASWTPSAIQLSPSSDIYSDPSQIRQINHSGKYFQLSTPHIVPPSPQRTPFLFQAGTSSAGSEFATTHAEAVFVSSHSPSVLAPKVQKLRELARQKGRDPASLKVFATFTPIVGRTEEEALAKYEEARKNASVIGGLVLFAGWTGIDINLSILDNFTTPSEEVPKWTPRVVAERAAIGGLGPVAVGTAEQVADEMERWVREADVDGFNVAYVTTPGTFEEVVELLVPELRRRGLYPEQAHEGAEAWTAREKVYGRGQKQLRADHVGRKYDWDVYVEEEPYKAEKEAEENAEA; encoded by the exons ATGACCAACACACACGAACCCCCTACGGCCAATGGCACCACCCAGATCCCGAAGAAACAAATCCTCCTCAACGCCTTCGACATGTTCACCCCCGGCCATCTTTCACCAGGGCAATGGAAGGACCCGTCTGACCGCTCCACCACCAAGTTCGAGTCGCTTGACTATTGGATCAACCTGGCCAAACTCTTGGAAAAGGGAGGCATCAACGCGCTTTTCTTGGCGGATACGTATGGCGGGTATGATACGTACGAGGGCAGCTTGGATGAGTGCGTGAGGAGGGGGGCACAGTGGCCGGTGGGGGATCCCATTATT CCCATTTCCGCAATGGCGGCCGTTACGAAAAATCTCGCCTTTGGTATCacggcttccacttccttcgAGCCTCCCTTCTTGCTGGCGAAGCGGTTCTCGACGCTTGATCATTTGACCAAAGGCCGAATTGGTTGGAACATCGTGACGAGTTGGAAGAAGAGCGCATTCAAGGCTATCGGGCTCGACAACCCCATCGAACATGATCAGCGGTACGAGCAGGCTGACGAGTACTTGAGGGTGTTGTACAA ACTCTGGAACGCCTCCTGGACCCCCTCCGCCATCCAACTCTCCCCATCCTCTGACATCTACAGTGACCCCTCGCAAATCCGGCAAATCAACCATTCCGGGAAATACTTCCAACTGTCCACCCCGCACATCGTCCCGCCCTCCCCGCAACGCACCCCGTTCCTCTTCCAAGCTGGCACCTCCTCAGCGGGCTCCGAGTTCGCGACAACTCACGCAGAGGCAGTCTTTGTATCTTCCCATTCTCCCTCGGTTTTGGCACCCAAAGTCCAAAAGCTGAGAGAGTTGGCGCGACAAAAAGGTCGCGATCCTGCTAGTTTGAAGGTGTTCGCGACCTTTACTCCCATTGTTGGCCGcacggaagaggaggcacTAGCCAAGTATGAAGAAGCGCGCAAAAACGCCAGCGTCATTGGTGGATTGGTCCTCTTTGCTGGATGGACGGGGATTGATATTA ATCTGTCGATTCTGGATAACTTCACCACTCCTTCGGAAGAGGTGCCTAAATGGACGCCGCGCGTAGTAGCGGAACGAGCAGCAATTGGTGGTCTGGGGCCTGTGGCGGTGGGGACGGCGGAGCAGGTGGCAGATGAGATGGAAAGATGGGTGAGGGAGGCAGATGTTGATGGGTTTAATGTCGCGTATGTGACGACGCCTGGGACGTTtgaagaggtggtggagTTATTGGTGCCGGAGTTGAGGAGACGGGGCCTATATCCGGAGCAAGCACATGAAGGAGCGGAGGCATGGACGGCGAGAGAAAAGGTGTATGGAAGGGGGCAGAAGCAGTTGAGAGCGGATCATGTGGGGAGAAAGTATGATTGGGATGTGtatgtggaggaggagccttATAAGGCTGaaaaggaggcggaggaaaaTGCAGAGGCGTGA